The genomic stretch acatgttaaccctgtaaatgatccaaaaattaactaagtctctgaatggatataagttatacatattgatatgtattggcatctactgtattgcacgatacatactaagagcgcaggctatatgtagtacgtattggtatgtaacatgtagaataactaagtctctgaattcctatacgttatacatattgatatgtatttgtatgtaacatgtagaatattttttacaacatatcaatatgttttgagtttcatcttATATAAATAGAAGAAATGAagctatatcaaaaagagaatacaaaattactacatgatctatctaacaaaacaaacctatatcaaaaaatacagtaaagcaaacctatatcagattacaaagaaactaaaacagaacagcagcagagaaaaggtgattatagtaacatacattgttcgaatctgagattaacctaattcgattttaagatacctaattgaaacacacaaaaatcacaatgtaaatcgaacggaaactgaattgaacaatataaatcatcacaaaactgaaatcataaaagaaagataacaatgtacatcatagacaactattctgatagaaatcggatcagaataaacctaattattcatcaacattccaagaacaacagcagaggaagatgatttacgagataaataccttgttcgaatctgatttcgaagcacagatgatttacgagataataactgtgatttacgagataaaatactgtgatgaaccaaaacgcaggagcagagaaaaaccaaagagaaacaatctgagatgaaataaaaagagaaagaaactgaatttgatttgttcgtggagttgcagaaagggtatttttggtacgtttgaaaaacttgtcttgtgtgacccgcacgttttggattagggaataaatattctggtccaaaaacatgtttttggaccagcggataattttattttaggggtGGATTAGAGAGTAACCAGTACTGGGTTTCATGGACTACCTAGTAATTCCTAGGTTCTACAATGTAAGTCCCTCAAACCACGACACATGGTCATTTGATAGGAGACGGGCGGGGGACGGGCCGGGCGGCACCAAAATCCGcatataaagaaaagaaataaaaatcgtgAAAAAAGAGGTCTGGGGTTCAGTTTCTGATTTGGAGAAAGGCGGAAGAAAGAAGGTGATTCaatctgaaaataaaaataaaaattccatCTTTCTTCTTCTACTGATTTTTTTAATACTGTATATATATCTGAAATTGAGTAGATTATTATCTTGTTTCTTGTACTGATTGatgattgtttcttcattcttcttctgtcTAGGGTTAGGGCTTAATCTGAGCAAACATGGCTGAGAATTGCGAATTGACTGCTGAGAATTTTGAGATTAGACTGGAAGGAGAGGAAGCTGAATTTGACGAGAGGCAGAAATGTAAGAACTTCTAGCTATTTACATATTTACTACTACTGCTACTTTGTTCTTTACTTTTTGTGATTGAGAAATTCTTGACTaaagttttgttttcaaaatgGAACAGTTGTACTTTCCATCATAACGGACCGTTATGGTGGTCAGTTTCCTTTCTTGgtttctctttgtgcttttcTTGTTCTAGTTTGTGTTGGAGGTTGTACCGAACGTTTTGATGTTTTCTTCTCAGATCACTGTTAGAGGTCGTATTCGTAACAATTCCATTGATCCAGAGTACTTAAGTCTTATGATTGGAGATGTTTGTGTCAAGTTAAGCAAGGTTAAGGAGCATGAGTTTCGTGCTCTTACAGTTCCACACTTTCCTAGTCGTGTTCCCGTCTTTGTCACACAAAATGGGATCACACCCATTAGTGAAATCTTTTGTTTTGAGTATCTCCTAACCGCTGAAGATGATACTAGGATTCTCTAAGATGAGGTGATTAAGTTGGAGACCAGACTTGGGCTTCTACTCGGCTTCAAAGGTATAAGGTTAGCTTTAAGTCGATCAAGGATCGAAAAGACACGTCCCGAGATCTTTTTGAGGACATGGTTGAAGAAATGGTTGCAAGAGAGAAGATCTGATGGGAATGAGAGAAACGGTATTAATCTCGATAGAAAGGGTCAAGGAGTGATTCACATTTGTTCTATGTTGGGATACAGTTGGGCAATCATGTTGTACAACCGTTTTGGTTTCTCGCTTGATTTCAAGGATTGCACTGGCTGGACAGCGCTTCATTGGGCAGTATATCATGGATGGTAAGTGTTGAATTTTTAGAAAATTAATCTCTCAACCATAATAATACAATGGAGATATACGAGCATAGTTAGAGTTGCTCGTATAGAGCTCGTAGATATCCATACTTAGAATCTCTGAAACTCTCTTCTTATCATTTCATTTCTTGCTTAAGTTATTTATAGGCAGTACATAACCGAAAATAAAAACACTCTAAGATTCTCTAGAAAACTCATAACAAGACCAACCTTTGTTTgtctagactttttttttttcttaacaagCATTTTTAACTTTGACTAACCTTTTACGACTGAACTAAGTAAACTCCAGTTTGCTCTAGATTGTTCTTAAGATAAACTATCTTAGACAGTTCACATTACAACCTCTAGCTAACTCTAGAGTCTTTTGAACCTTGTTCGCACTTATCAAACTAACTGTCTGGATTCATTGAAACGTTACAAATTACTAATATCCCAACAGTAAGTTATCTACTCGATTACTTGTTTATcttgttcttgtttttgtttcCATTCTTTGATATATAAATTCTCTTTGGTAGGAGAGGCACTGCTTTAGTACTTGCAAATCAAAGAGCTGATGTTACCTTGAAGACTGAAAAAGCAACCGGTGAAGTCGCAGCAGGACTCCTGGCCAAAGACATCGCTATCAACCTTGATCATCAGCTCATAGCTCGAGAACTTGCCAATGCTGAAAAAAGAATTCATTCCAAATCTGGTAAACAGACATTTTTCGCTTTTTTCACTTATTTGTCTTTGACATCTCGATTTATCTATATgtggtttattttagttttcttaaAACATAGGTGCTTATATCTCAGTGTTAAATGTCTGATTCTAGACAAGGTGGCATTACTATCCTCCCTGCTTGAATTTTAGACTTTAGACGATTCGATTTCCAAAATGAGCATGATTTATGAAATTCTGTCTGGACCCTCAAACATCTTGGTCAAATATACTTAGTATCTGAATTGTCTCAAGGTTTCACTTACTTGGATCGTCATACTCAAAGTAGATTTTTTTcgactttatcttcttctttagttTGGGTGGCTGTTACATGTATGGAAATAGGTTGTCAAGCAGAGGCTTAAGAACCGATTTATGTTTGGAGTTGCCATTTATTCTGAATTAGGATTGTTCTGATCTCCTGGTACTCTTTTTGTTTGAAAACAGGGTCAGTGTAAGAGTGGAGCTGCAGTAGGTATGGGGCATATCTGGCCAAGTACGAGCAGTAGCTAAGAAGTTTGGTTAAGATATTATTAGTATTACAgctttgtttttccttttctgtgcGTGTAGTTGATATTAGTCCCTTTTCAACTCCTGCTCTGAAAAATATCAATGGCTGGTACATGACTTAGTGTCAGAAATACTGTTTTGATGTCTGAtagcttttgttgtttttttagcGGAAATCCCATGTATATTTTACCGCTTGTACTTACCAACCTTGCCAGTGGAAATGAGACATTGCTTGATGTGGGATTAGGAGGTTTTGCATGGTTTACGTTGTATTTTGCAAATGACTAACACAGAGTCGTTAATCTAATTAATCATGAAACTACTGATGTTGTTTTCATATCTCATATTGCATAGTGTATCTTAGATCTGTTTCTTCAATAATTTTTCCTTATATGTGGGACTTCAAATATTATTCTGGAAATATAGGCACTTTGGCTTGCAGATGCCTATTGAGGTTGTGACACTGTTTGTATTAAAAAAAAGGCAAAACATTCTGGATTCTTCTGTGCAGGTACCAGCAGCTTAGCTTTTCTAACTCTTTATATGATTACATAAATCAGTTTCTCTCAATTGAAGCTTGCTTCCTATGCATTTTTCCTGCCTTCTTGCACTTGGTCATAAATTTTCTTAAACAAGTTTTCATCACTTTGATTCGTACGTGTATAGAGAGTTGAGATGAATGCCGGGATTCTTTGAGATTCTTGAAAGTGAGATTTGTTGGATCCCTTGACCAGTGGCAATGGAGTTGAGTCCAAAGATCTCACAGGGAATTTGTGCAGTCCTTGAAGAAGCACGTCATTATGAATTTCACCTTCTTTCTGTTGAAttgatccatttttttttgtcattttctgAGAAATACAAAGATAATTTGTAaagaaggaaacatcctttcttAAACACCAGACTCGGAGACTAGAATCTGTACGGT from Papaver somniferum cultivar HN1 unplaced genomic scaffold, ASM357369v1 unplaced-scaffold_131, whole genome shotgun sequence encodes the following:
- the LOC113332287 gene encoding calmodulin-binding transcription activator CBT-like; amino-acid sequence: MLGYSWAIMLYNRFGFSLDFKDCTGWTALHWAVYHGWRGTALVLANQRADVTLKTEKATGEVAAGLLAKDIAINLDHQLIARELANAEKRIHSKSGSV